tatttatgaaagacaaaacaagagaaaaaACCCATCCTATAATGTATactaaatttgtatttttatttcgtcCTAGGTGATCACAGGTTGATAACTTAGATGAGGAGAGGTGCAGGAGCAGCGGCGTAGCTCAGAGGTGCGGAGTAGGCCAAAGGCGAGGAGTAGGCCAAGGGAGCAACCAAAGGAGTAGCTAATGGAGCAGgcagaggagcagcagcgTACTTGGCCACCACGGGAGCAGCCACGGGAGCAATCACAGGAGCGGCGGCGATTCCATTGAAGTTCCTGGCGATCACCTGGCTGCTGGTGGCAGTCACAACTGGAGCGGGAGCAGCTACCacggcagcaggagcagtgTAAGCCAGGGGAGCAGAGTAGGTCAGAGGAGCAGAGTAGGCCAGGGGAGCACCCAGAAGTCCAGGCTTGGCAGCAGCACAGGCAACGAGTGCGAGGACGACGACGGCCTGTGAACAAATCAGGTTGATTAGTTTAATCCT
This portion of the Drosophila santomea strain STO CAGO 1482 chromosome 3L, Prin_Dsan_1.1, whole genome shotgun sequence genome encodes:
- the LOC120447584 gene encoding cuticle protein 16.5-like, which codes for MVNGNGRLSQHLNELNACDHESELSRHSGINMLHEEQWDIKQFLAFRRSKTTKYTTMLKYAVVVLALVACAAAKPGLLGAPLAYSAPLTYSAPLAYTAPAAVVAAPAPVVTATSSQVIARNFNGIAAAPVIAPVAAPVVAKYAAAPLPAPLATPLVAPLAYSSPLAYSAPLSYAAAPAPLLI